A section of the Myxocyprinus asiaticus isolate MX2 ecotype Aquarium Trade chromosome 22, UBuf_Myxa_2, whole genome shotgun sequence genome encodes:
- the LOC127412647 gene encoding uncharacterized protein LOC127412647, which yields MERWVLEGDSYSLLRSAPHTFNLQNRDGPNRVEIFDITAIPSPHSAIAETTCLCDIFGDDGESPSLSSSPASATFLRREVDQPFPTDDANDSSGSYHTANGSDLSDTPSPNLKDFSTSETWESISPPIVSTISSDSKNGLYPLDSTPPAAKVNGDDLSHTDNWAEPQVSVSSTTVNEIENTNASKSQDINSTPVTSLINPAKEPPDPSSKTSTTSSFLEDREPAFLEQGGMTATCQHTNTNTCLYRQGCIPLYESSDCASSPQISLAESSPEQNNVVSSENKESMNYHSSHKKTFHLAQETIKSVTPSERSNTSQRDRICSPIQEMSTLPENRDIHFIPEPSVRPELKVTSTSPVSMDISFTPMSTGKSSPEQLHLISTQVGNTSEFPCLEDTYGASSAVSTPPANDNREIDSLTVSNISTEKKELVFSSNQISVSADDKEINEIFSLDNSAPAYSPEHVIIDSPMGYTISPLPINEKKVYSTEPEPEASSSSPVFTGINYSDICSSTDHSVPNHSPEPVKIYSPMCYTISPSPTNGRNVNSAEPEKLPTSPVVTRIDNSDICSSPDCSFLAYSPEPVIIHSPMGYSISPSPTNERKVYSTEPEASPSSPDVTGIDYSEICSSLDHSLPAHSPVPVIIHSPLGYTVSTSPTNVLKVYSAEPDDSSSSPVMTGIDYAATPTFSRDSTPELRKITPTPDSRLNYLTPEQTSSAPSPELRSVTCSPEIKTITYSVLSQNTKYPVIGGITYSAVSPNDILAESPEVATTVHGNCNENSNSRFRDDAFVSPTSRIVLSTPESILRPSSSALNHTRDTTISPDLQLTLEPSIPLEQTDNHILPIICDRMTPPSPNPINSSHFDDPPHSENFNSSASVLVHSQRLILQDSPSKPISPGSSIVQKKTNQEIVDNNTSDLNMCGIPTSLSPCASSVSMPVASVEEKQCLFYNSNSGTEMLENDSDSSGKRLSQVPIALRESPGAICRQRGGEYDRQPCREKESEKREGEQCVLGEGEETMGESSYRGEQVELSFSARNRKGPAGHSPAPSSRDPKSGIPANCYFESHPATLQQQRQFRAQGSQQENKGVARRVQSTVKGKYSSADCLPPEYTGETFSMGSEFDEADNEVKWLTDLAFRSLSSPQVDYLDVYNSSHRSSTNVSQPSTMDSPGAVAWMTYADLRGSTFHENDDLLHSSSFLPREGLDPNKGFEMGSFECVDVALDSKEESSRGKRTVPKRQIQLLRRNTDESKTKGNNGNSLDSPSTHRRSKDILVRQHSTPASVQAVMSREDPNSPKYDRKRTLQKSVSLDDASSKTQMASCIIKSVLSKKIQDAQKETLKSEDPSPSRDKNKHHNISHSSFDGLPRNMEKHSLSSSQHSECNLSTEDFAAREEKNPNRQLKKCAPKVPPKPIFRPAFINTGNAELPDDLSRDEIRPKVSLSVEEKVCMNDGKKGRGGNLGERFNSDSAYARARNTSVAVATQAESMQSKTISRDTECQITPENQRQQGGKCVFMSKTPEITLKLSTIKEKKKSSLKVSLSPDVERSREMCESQSAEDISTKSMEVTKTEEDNDNNKAKSVIHRVRDVRKLVKNSYNLSFKASNTTSTAEDTLIQEEREKPPQTPPALNIKCKAISWKDKQTSGSKSIHWQGEKQAVDISKISQPREGTGKSRDTDNTGITSKAPLPKILTTEPKVTDSQCATLDELIEFSRSSIHSDPSTKQGMPPRPPSKEREVSALVVLQDGPSKTIQSTSDYKSTNPTQIKATSSSHSVSMLLKEKGMQADIGVCDVVTEGASATAKHVNRLEVPLQACLSEGISGEALSCNLTLVDNSSLKTSHSQDESKEQSESPKGMLTEESSIQQTKEEEKKKITATTTMIQMPTNLTTLLKPEAMTFSSNSKNNAVPVTASKEIELPIQVRSISSDRLKPFVPPKPSYKKSFAEKNEIPATLINKDQPNEASSSNTQTLALSAVSSYKPPPIPVTTTPSSVQKSTTMTLANVDQQQSSTNSTCQQLTTSINQDQLILASSFASNPSVRPTGPHTHSHTHPVSRASPNDRFHKDDYCFYASDDPPSYDERESFSPLQLSDLPPQKPYIHPTTKQSSCSCTLSSHSHRGHPNHNSQEWIPPVSQSPGQVLTCPGAPPQAQVRPHQCRPDGQAQNYSRVSPNTSIPNAPALIQPLHHPRTCPVAKTQPYSGDQSPASGQHRDRVPVSHHSPQAADPVPYHEYPPANMSTLDPRTQLFNPQDLPPSFGHDYGSEVPGGASVLYPESTNGPSCGQGPRRVLLDPETGKYFYIEVPMQPLRKMLFDPELGQYVEVLIPQQAMSHSGLYPPAAPPYSSLQNPGLYAPQYLPYAMPSYPAMPSSAQQARHLEPPPVPTTLHQTSLRYGSPASQMPKNEPKGHSSLDQSYLETMYYIPTGMNASPNSTPSGCYHKPPSSMPPSGGRRA from the coding sequence ATGGAACGCTGGGTTCTAGAAGGAGATAGCTACTCGTTACTTCGCAGTGCTCCACACACGTTCAACCTGCAAAATCGTGACGGCCCGAATCGTGTGGAGATCTTTGACATCACTGCTATCCCCAGCCCTCATAGTGCCATAGCTGAAACAACATGCCTTTGTGACATTTTTGGGGATGACGGTGAATCTCCGTCACTTTCTAGTAGCCCAGCATCTGCCACATTTCTCAGGAGGGAAGTGGATCAACCTTTTCCAACAGATGATGCCAATGACTCTTCAGGATCTTATCACACTGCCAATGGATCTGACTTAAGTGACACACCTTCTCCAAATTTAAAGGATTTTTCCACTTCTGAGACCTGGGAATCAATTTCACCACCAATTGTATCAACCATCTCATCAGATTCCAAAAATGGACTTTACCCTCTTGATAGCACACCACCTGCTgccaaagtgaatggtgatgaccTTTCACATACAGATAACTGGGCAGAACCCCAAGTCTCAGTGAGCTCCACCACAGTGAATGAAATAGAAAACACCAATGCGTCCAAATCACAAGATATTAATTCAACACCAGTTACTAGTCTGATTAATCCAGCAAAGGAGCCTCCTGATCCCTCAAGTAAAACTAGTACAACATCCTCATTTTTGGAGGACAGAGAGCCTGCCTTTCTTGAGCAAGGAGGAATGACTGCGACATGTCAgcatacaaatacaaacacatgTTTATATAGACAAGGCTGTATACCCTTATATGAGTCATCAGACTGTGCATCCTCTCCACAAATAAGTTTGGCAGAATCTTCACCTGAGCAAAATAATGTGGTTTCTTCTGAGAACAAAGAAAGTATGAACTATCATAGTTCACACAAGAAAACCTTCCACCTTGCGCAAGAGACGATTAAAAGTGTTACCCCATCAGAACGGTCAAATACTTCTCAGAGAGACCGCATTTGTAGCCCAATTCAGGAAATGTCTACTTTGCCTGAAAACAGAGATATTCATTTCATACCTGAACCCAGTGTCAGACCTGAGCTCAAAGTAACTTCCACTTCACCTGTAAGCATGGACATTAGCTTCACACCTATGTCCACAGGTAAGTCTTCACCTGAGCAGCTGCATTTGATTTCAACTCAAGTGGGGAACACCTCAGAGTTTCCATGCTTGGAGGATACCTATGGTGCATCTTCAGCTGTATCTACTCCTCCAGCCAATGATAATAGGGAAATAGATTCACTAACTGTGTCGAAtatttccacagaaaaaaaagagcTGGTGTTTTCATCCAATCAGATATCGGTCTCGGCAGATGACAAAGAGATCAATGAAATCTTCTCTCTTGATAACTCTGCACCAGCTTACTCACCAGAACATGTAATAATTGACTCACCTATGGGTTATACCATAAGCCCATTGCCTATAAATGAGAAAAAGGTTTATTCAACTGAACCTGAGCCTGAAGCCTCATCATCCTCCCCTGTTTTCACAGGGATTAATTACAGTGATATCTGCTCATCTACTGATCATTCAGTTCCAAATCACTCACCAGAACCAGTAAAGATTTACTCACCAATGTGTTATACAATTAGTCCATCACCTACAAATGGAAGAAATGTTAATTCAGCTGAGCCTGAAAAGTTACCAACCTCACCAGTTGTCACAAGGATTGATAACAGTGATATCTGCTCTTCTCCTGATTGCTCATTTCTAGCTTACTCACCAGAACCAGTAATAATTCACTCACCTATGGGTTATTCAATTAGTCCATCACCTACAAATGAGAGAAAGGTTTATTCAACTGAACCTGAAGCCTCACCATCCTCTCCTGACGTCACAGGTATTGATTACAGTGAAATCTGCTCCTCTCTTGATCATTCACTTCCAGCTCATTCACCAGTACCAGTAATAATTCACTCACCTTTGGGTTATACTGTTAGCACATCACCTACAAATGTGTTAAAGGTTTATTCAGCAGAACCTGATGACTCATCATCATCCCCTGTCATGACAGGGATTGATTATGCAGCAACGCCTACATTCAGTAGGGATTCCACACCTGAATTAAGGAAAATTACCCCCACTCCAGACAGCAGACTAAACTACCTTACACCTGAACAAACATCTTCAGCACCTTCAccagaactgagatcagtcacATGCTCACCTGAAATCAAGACAATTACATACAGTGTTTtgtcacaaaatacaaaatacccaGTGATTGGAGGCATTACATATAGTGCTGTTTCACCAAATGACATTTTGGCAGAGTCACCTGAGGTAGCGACAACTGTCCATGGCAACTGTAATGAAAATTCTAACTCTCGTTTTAGAGATGATGCCTTCGTCTCACCTACCTCAAGGATTGTTTTGTCAACACCAGAGAGCATATTAAGGCCCTCATCATCTGCTTTAAACCATACAAGAGATACAACAATATCCCCTGATCTTCAACTAACCCTGGAACCTTCCATCCCTTTGGAACAGACAGACAATCACATTTTACCCATAATTTGTGACAGAATGACTCCTCCTTCCCCTAACCCAATAAACAGCAGTCATTTTGATGATCCTCCTCACTCAGAGAATTTCAATAGTAGTGCATCAGTCCTAGTTCACAGTCAAAGGCTGATCTTGCAAGATTCACCATCTAAACCCATTAGTCCTGGATCATCAATagtacaaaagaaaacaaatcaggAAATTGTTGACAATAACACAAGTGATTTAAACATGTGTGGAATACCAACCTCCCTAAGTCCATGTGCCTCATCTGTGTCAATGCCAGTGGCATCTGTGGAGGAGAAACAATGCTTGTTTTATAACAGCAACAGCGGGACAGAAATGTTGGAGAATGATTCTGACAGTAGTGGCAAGAGGCTTAGCCAAGTGCCTATAGCATTGAGGGAAAGCCCGGGGGCTATCTGTAGGCAGAGGGGTGGAGAATATGACAGGCAGCCATGCAgggaaaaagaaagtgaaaagagggagggagagcagtgtgtattgggAGAAGGGGAGGAGACTATGGGAGAGAGTAGTTACAGAGGGGAACAGGTTGAGCTGTCATTCAGTGCCAGGAATAGAAAAGGGCCTGCAGGACACAGCCCAGCTCCCTCTAGTCGAGACCCAAAGTCGGGAATTCCAGCTAACTGTTATTTTGAGTCGCACCCAGCAACTCTGCAGCAACAGAGACAGTTCAGAGCACAGGGTTCACAACAAGAGAACAAGGGTGTCGCCAGGAGGGTCCAATCAACTGTCAAGGGTAAATACAGCAGTGCAGACTGTCTACCTCCAGAGTATACTGGTGAGACCTTCAGCATGGGAAGTGAGTTTGATGAGGCAGACAATGAGGTAAAGTGGCTTACAGATCTGGCCTTCAGAAGCCTATCTAGCCCTCAGGTGGATTATTTGGATGTTTACAATTCAAGCCACAGGTCATCTACAAATGTTTCACAGCCATCAACCATGGATAGCCCTGGTGCTGTTGCATGGATGACCTACGCAGATTTGCGTGGCTCAACTTTCCATGAAAATGATGACTTGTTACACAGTTCCTCTTTTTTACCCCGTGAGGGCCTGGACCCGAACAAAGGCTTTGAGATGGGGAGTTTTGAATGTGTGGATGTTGCATTAGATAGCAAGGAAGAGTCCAGCAGAGGAAAGAGGACAGTACCCAAGAGGCAGATACAGCTGTTAAGGCGGAACACAGATGAATCCAAAACTAAAGGGAACAATGGAAATTCTTTGGATTCACCCTCAACGCATAGACGCTCGAAAGACATCCTTGTTCGTCAACATAGCACACCAGCTTCTGTGCAAGCGGTCATGTCCAGAGAGGACCCAaattcacctaaatatgataggAAAAGGACATTGCAGAAGTCTGTGTCTTTAGATGATGCCTCCTCTAAGACCCAAATGGCCTCCTGCATTATCAAGAGTGTGCTGTCAAAGAAAATCCAGGatgcacaaaaagaaacattaaaaagTGAAGACCCAAGTCCATCTAGGGATAAAAACAAACATCATAATATTAGTCACAGCTCCTTTGATGGTCTACCAAGAAACATGGAGAAGCATAGCTTAAGTTCTAGCCAGCATTCTGAATGTAATCTTTCAACTGAAGATTTTGCTGCCAGAGAGGAAAAAAATCCAAATCGTCAGCTGAAGAAGTGTGCCCCAAAAGTTCCTCCAAAACCAATATTCAGACCTGCATTTATTAACACTGGGAATGCTGAGCTACCAGATGACTTATCAAGGGATGAAATTAGGCCCAAAGTGTCTCTTTCAGTTGAAGAGAAAGTGTGTATGAATGATGGGAAGAAGGGAAGAGGTGGCAACCTGGGAGAGAGGTTCAATAGTGACTCAGCATATGCCAGAGCCAGGAACACAAGTGTTGCTGTTGCCACTCAAGCAGAAAGCATGCAGAGCAAAACAATAAGCAGAGACACAGAGTGCCAAATAACACCAGAAAACCAAAGACAACAGGGTGGCAAATGCGTATTTATGTCAAAAACTCCAGAAATAACTCTGAAACTTTCCACaatcaaagaaaaaaagaagtctTCTTTGAAAGTTTCTCTATCCCCTGATGTAGAACGGTCCAGAGAAATGTGTGAATCTCAGTCTGCAGAAGATATAAGCACAAAATCTATGGAAGTTACAAAAACTGAAGAAGATAATGACAACAACAAAGCAAAGTCTGTCATACATAGAGTTAGAGATGTAAGGAAATTGGTTAAAAACTCATACAACCTGTCTTTTAAAGCATCAAATACAACATCTACTGCAGAAGACACACTCATTCAAGAGGAAAGAGAGAAGCCACCACAAACTCCTCCAGCCttgaatattaaatgtaaagcTATTAGTTGGAAGGACAAGCAAACATCAGGCAGTAAATCAATCCACTGGCAAGGTGAAAAACAGGCTGTTGACATATCAAAAATATCTCAACCACGGGAGGGCACAGGGAAAAGCAGAGATACTGACAACACTGGAATAACATCCAAAGCCCCTCTGCCAAAGATACTAACTACTGAACCCAAAGTGACAGATTCCCAGTGTGCAACCTTAGATGAATTAATTgaattttcaagatcttccatTCACTCTGATCCAAGTACTAAGCAAGGGATGCCCCCTAGACCCCCTAGTAAGGAGAGGGAAGTGTCTGCATTAGTGGTTCTGCAGGATGGCCCATCCAAGACAATTCAGAGTACCTCTGACTATAAAAGCACTAACCCCACTCAAATAAAAGCTACAAGCAGCAGCCACTCTGTCTCCATGCTGCTTAAGGAGAAAGGAATGCAGGCTGACATTGGAGTGTGTGATGTTGTCACTGAAGGTGCGAGTGCTACAGCTAAACATGTCAATAGGCTTGAGGTACCTTTACAGGCCTGTTTATCAGAAGGTATCTCAGGTGAAGCATTGTCTTGCAACTTAACACTTGTTGACAACAGTTCCTTGAAGACATCCCATAGTCAGGATGAGTCAAAAGAACAAAGTGAGAGTCCCAAAGGAATGCTGACAGAAGAATCTTCAATACAACAAACAaaggaagaagaaaagaaaaaaataactgcCACCACAACTATGATACAAATGCCAACTAATTTAACAACATTATTAAAGCCAGAGGCGATGACTTTTTCAAGTAATTCAAAAAATAATGCTGTGCCAGTGACTGCGTCAAAAGAGATTGAGTTACCTATACAAGTGAGGTCAATATCCAGTGATAGGCTGAAACCATTTGTGCCTCCAAAACCCAGCTATAAAAAGTCATTTGCAGAGAAAAATGAGATACCAGCAACACTGATAAACAAGGATCAACCGAATGAGGCCTCATCAAGCAATACACAAACATTAGCTCTGTCGGCTGTATCAAGCTACAAACCACCACCCATTCCAGTGACAACAACTCCAAGTTCTGTGCAGAAATCCACCACAATGACATTGGCCAATGTGGATCAACAGCAATCTTCAACCAATAGCACTTGCCAGCAACTGACCACATCCATTAATCAAGACCAGTTAATACTAGCTAGTTCTTTTGCTTCCAATCCATCTGTGAGGCCCACAGGTCCACATACCCATAGTCACACACATCCTGTGTCAAGAGCATCACCTAATGACAGATTTCACAAAGACGACTATTGTTTCTATGCATCTGATGACCCCCCCAGCTATGATGAGCGAGAGAGTTTCAGCCCATTACAGTTGTCAGACTTGCCCCCACAAAAGCCGTACATTCATCCAACCACTAAGCAATCTTCATGTTCCTGCACATTAAGTTCCCACTCACATCGAGGTCATCCCAACCACAACTCACAAGAATGGATTCCCCCAGTCTCACAGTCTCCAGGCCAAGTCCTCACCTGTCCAGGAGCTCCTCCACAGGCTCAGGTTCGTCCTCATCAGTGCAGACCAGATGGACAGGCCCAAAATTACTCAAGAGTCTCCCCAAATACCTCAATACCCAATGCCCCAGCATTAATTCAGCCTTTGCACCACCCAAGAACCTGTCCTGTTGCAAAAACTCAACCCTACAGTGGTGACCAATCTCCAGCTTCTGGGCAGCACAGGGACAGAGTTCCAGTAAGTCATCATTCTCCACAAGCAGCAGATCCTGTACCATATCATGAGTACCCTCCAGCTAACATGTCTACTCTGGATCCCAGAACTCAGTTGTTTAATCCCCAAGATTTGCCACCATCCTTTGGTCATGATTATGGGAGTGAAGTTCCAGGTGGAGCCAGTGTATTATATCCAGAGAGTACAAACGGACCTAGCTGTGGCCAAGGTCCTCGTCGTGTACTTCTTGATCCTGAGACTGGTAAATACTTTTATATCGAGGTACCAATGCAGCCACTCAGAAAAATGCTGTTTGATCCAGAATTAGGCCAGTATGTGGAAGTTCTCATACCACAGCAGGCAATGTCCCACTCTGGGCTGTACCCACCAGCTGCACCCCCATACTCCTCACTGCAAAATCCAGGTTTGTATGCACCGCAGTACCTACCTTATGCAATGCCATCTTACCCAGCAATGCCAAGCAGTGCCCAGCAAGCACGACATTTAGAGCCGCCTCCTGTCCCCACAACACTTCACCAGACTTCCTTAAGATATGGAAGCCCTGCGAGCCAGATGCCAAAAAATGAACCAAAAGGCCACTCATCACTGGATCAAAGCTATTTAGAGACCATGTATTACATTCCTACTGGGATGAATGCAAGTCCAAATTCTACTCCTTCAGGCTGTTACCACAAGCCACCTTCAAGCATGCCTCCTTCAGGAGGAAGAAGAGCATGA